Proteins from one Archocentrus centrarchus isolate MPI-CPG fArcCen1 chromosome 8, fArcCen1, whole genome shotgun sequence genomic window:
- the flii gene encoding LOW QUALITY PROTEIN: protein flightless-1 homolog (The sequence of the model RefSeq protein was modified relative to this genomic sequence to represent the inferred CDS: inserted 1 base in 1 codon), translated as MAATGVLPFIRGVDLSGNDFKGGYFPEHVKCMSSLRWLKLNRTGLCYLPEELASLQKLEHLSVSHNNLTTLHGELSSLPNLRAVVARANNLKNSGVPDDIFQLDDLSVLDLSYNQLTEIPRDLENSRNMLVLNLSHNSIDSIPNQLFINLTDLLYLDLSDNKLDSLPPQMRRLVHLQTLILNNNPLMHAQLRQLPAMVALQTLHLRNTQRTQSNMPTSLEGLTHLADVDLSCNDLTRVPECLYSLSSLKRLNLSSNQISELSLCIDQWTQLETLNLSRNQLTSLPSAICKLSKLKKLYLNSNKLDFDGVPPGVGKLSNLTEFMAANNNLELIPEGLCRCGKLKKLVLNKNRLVTLPEAIHFLTDVEVLDVRENPNLVMPPKPVDRGAEXYNIDFSLQNQLRLAGASPATVAAAGGGASPRDHQARRMRLRRRKDCSQDDQAKQVLKGMSDVAHEKKNLEENGDLKYGDLKIRRWDKSLEKPQLDYSEFFMEDVGQIPGVTVWQIENFVPLQVDETFHGKFYEADCYIILKTYLDDNGALSWQIFYWIGQDATLDKKAGSAIHAVNLRNFLGAECRTIREEMGDESEEFSAVFNNDISYIEGGTASGFYTVEDTQYPARLYRVYGKKNIKLESVPVKASSLDPRFVFLLDTGLDIFIWRGANATLSSTTKARLFAEKINKNERKGKAEIITVMQTQEPPGFWETLGGQPEEIRKHVPDDFTPIRPKLYKVGLGLGYLELPQINYKLSVEHKDHKIKLDVLPELRLVQSLLDTKCVYILDCWSDVFIWIGRKSPRLVRAAALKLGQELCSMLHRPKHACVTRNLEGTECQVFKSKFKNWDDVLKVDYTRAAETVQKTDNLQGKVKKDAEQKDQMKADLTALFLPRQPPMPLTEAEQLMEEWNEDLDGMEGFVLEGKKFARLPEEEFGHFYTQDCYVFLCRYWVPVEYEDEEKEKKEGEGARGDEEEDKQPEEDFQCVVYFWQGRQASNMGWLTFTFSLQKKFESLFPGKLQVVRMTQQQENLKFLSHFKRKFIIHKGKRKQNTDSAQPSLYHIRTNGSALCTRTIQIGTDSSNLNSEFCFILKVPFESTDNQGIVYTWVGRAADPDEGKLAEDIMNSMFDDTYSKQVINEGEEPENFFWVGIGSQKPYDEDAEYMKHARLFRCSNEKGYFSVSEKCSDFCQDDLADDDIMLLDNGKEVYMWVGTQTSQVEIKLSLKACQVYIQHMRSKDTEHPRKLRLVRKGNEPHCFTRCFHAWGPFKTPPS; from the exons ATGGCTGCCACCGGAGTTCTTCCCTTTATACGGGGGGTGGACCTCAGTGGAAACGACTTCAAA GGCGGGTACTTCCCGGAGCATGTCAAGTGTATGAGCAGCCTGCGATGGCTGAAACTAAACAGGACAGGACTGTGTTACCTCCCAGAGGAGCTGGCCTCTCTGCAAAAGCTG gAGCACCTTTCAGTGAGTCACAACAACCTGACCACTTTACATGGGGAACTATCCAGCTTACCAAATCTACGG GCGGTGGTAGCCAGGGCCAACAATCTGAAAAATTCTGGAGTCCCGGATGACATCTTTCAGCTCGATGACCTGTCTGTGCTG GATCTGAGCTACAATCAGCTGACAGAGATCCCCCGGGACCTGGAGAACAGCAGGAACATGCTGGTGCTGAATCTCAGCCACAACAGCATTGACTCCATCCCCAACCAGTTGTTTATCAACCTGACAGACCTGCTGTATCTGGACCTGAGCGACAACAAGCTGGACAGCCTGCCACCCCAGATGAGACGCCTGGTGCACCTGCAGACTCTAATTCTAAACAACAACCCACTGATGCATGCCCAGTTGCG CCAGCTCCCAGCCATGGTGGCATTACAGACCCTGCACCTGAGGAACACCCAGAGAACCCAGAGTAACATGCCCACCAGCCTGGAGGGACTGACACATTTAGCAG ATGTTGACCTGTCATGTAATGACCTGACTCGAGTACCGGAGTGCCTGTATTCACTGAGCAGTCTGAAGAGGTTAAACCTGAGCAGTAATCAGATCTCTGAACTCTCGCTCTGCATTGACCAGTGGACCCAGCTGGAGACGCTTAACCTAAGCCGCAACCAGCTCACCTCTCTGCCT TCTGCCATTTGTAAGCTGTCCAAACTGAAGAAGCTGTACCTGAACTCCAATAAATTGGACTTTGATGGGGTTCCACCCGGAGTGGGCAAACTCTCCAACCTCACTGAGTTCATGGCTGCTAACAACAACCTGGAACTCATCCCTGAGGGACTCTGCAG ATGTGGGAAGCTGAAGAAGCTGGTGCTGAATAAAAACCGCCTGGTTACATTGCCCGAGGCCATCCACTTCTTGACAGACGTAGAG GTCCTTGATGTGCGTGAGAACCCCAACCTCGTGATGCCTCCTAAACCAGTCGACAGAGGAGCAG TGTACAACATTGACTTCTCCCTGCAGAACCAGCTTCGTCTGGCCGGAGCCTCGCCTGCTACTGtagcagctgctggaggag gagcCAGCCCCCGAGATCACCAGGCGAGGAGGATGcggctgaggaggaggaaggactGTTCTCAGGATGATCAGGCAAAACAAGTGCTGAAGGGCATGAGTGATGTCGCacatgagaagaagaatttggag GAAAATGGGGATTTGAAATATGGTGACTTAAAAATCCGGCGCTGGGACAAGAGCTTAGAGAAGCCTCAACTGGACTACTCTGAGTTCTTTATGGAGGATGTGGGCcag ATTCCAGGTGTGACAGTGTGGCAGATAGAGAACTTTGTCCCCCTACAAGTGGACGAAACTTTCCACGGCAAGTTCTATGAGGCCGACTGTTACATCATCCTCAAG ACCTACCTGGATGACAATGGAGCATTAAGCTGGCAGATCTTCTACTGGATTGGTCAGGATGCCACATTAGACAAGAAGGCCGGCTCTGCCATCCATGCAGTCAACCTCCGAAATTTCCTCGGAGCAGAGTGCAGGACGATAAGGGAAGAGATGGGAGATGAGAGCGAGGAGTTTAGTGCT GTTTTTAACAATGACATCTCCTACATTGAGGGAGGAACAGCCAGTGGATTTTACACTGTGGAAGACACACAGTACCCGGCCAG gttgtACAGAGTCTACGgcaagaaaaacatcaaactgGAGTCTGTACCTGTAAAGGCCTCATCCCTCGATCCACG CTTCGTCTTCCTGTTGGACACAGGGCTGGATATTTTCATCTGGAGAGGAGCCAACGCAACTCTCAGCAGCACCACGAAGGCCAG GTTATTTGCTGAAAAGATAAATAAGAATGAACGTAAGGGGAAGGCAGAGATTATAACCGTCATGCAGACCCAGGAGCCTCCGGGATTCTGGGAGACACTGGGAGGACAACCAGAGGAGATCAGGAAACACGTTCCAGACGACTTCACTCCAATAAGACCCAAACTGTATAAA GTGGGGTTGGGTCTTGGCTACCTGGAGCTGCCTCAGATTAACTACAAGCTCTCGGTCGAGCACAAAGATCACAAAATCAAACTGGACGTCCTGCCAGAGCTCAGACTG GTGCAATCCCTGCTCGACACAAAGTGTGTGTACATCCTGGACTGTTGGTCTGATGTCTTTATCTGGATCGGGAGGAAGTCTCCACGTCTCGTCCGAGCTGCAGCCTTAAAACTTGGTCAGGAGCTATGCTCCATGCTGCACCGGCCCAAACATGCATGTGTCACCCGCAACCTGGAGGGCACCGAGTGCCAG GTTTTCAAGTCCAAGTTTAAGAACTGGGATGATGTGTTGAAGGTGGACTACACCAGAGCAGCTGAGACTGTACAAAAGACTGATAATCTGCAGGGCAAG GTGAAGAAGGATGCAGAGCAGAAAGATCAGATGAAAGCTGACCTCACAGCTCTCTTCCTTCCCAGGCAGCCACCCATGCCCCTCACTGAG GCTGAACAGCTGATGGAGGAGTGGAACGAAGACCTGGATGGCATGGAAGGATTTGTGCTGGAGGGAAAGAAGTTTGCTCGTCTACCTGAGGAGGAGTTTGGGCACTTCTACACCCAAGACTGTTATGTCTTCCTCTGCAG ATACTGGGTGCCTGTGGAGTACGAGgatgaagagaaggaaaagaaggagGGTGAAGGAGCAAGaggagacgaggaggaggaCAAACAGCCTGAGGAGGACTTCCAGTGTGTAGTATATTTCTGGCAGGGCAGGCAGGCCTCCAACATGGGCTGGCTCACCTTCACCTTCTCCCTGCAGAAGAAGTTTGAGAGTCTTTTCCCTGGAAAACTGCAA gtggTGCGTATGACTCAGCAGCAGGAGAACCTCAAGTTCCTGTCCCACTTCAAGAGGAAGTTCATCATCCAcaaagggaagaggaaacagaacACAGACTCTGCCCAGCCCTCCCTCTACCACATACGCACCAATGGCAGCGCACTTTGCACCAG GACCATCCAGATTGGTACAGATTCCAGCAATCTCAACTCTGAGTTCTGCTTCATACTTAAG GTGCCGTTTGAGAGCACAGATAATCAGGGCATCGTTTACACCTGGGTGGGCAGAGCGGCCGACCCCGATGAAGGAAAGCTGGCCGAGGACATCATGAACAGCATGTTCGACGACACGTACAGCAAGCAG GTGATTAATGAAGGGGAGGAGCCAGAGAACTTCTTCTGGGTTGGCATCGGTTCTCAGAAACCTTACGATGAAGATGCAGAGTACATGAAACACGCTCGCCTCTTCCG ctgtTCAAATGAGAAGGGTTATTTCTCTGTGTCAGAGAAGTGCTCAGACTTCTGTCAGGATGACTTGGCTGATGATGACATCATGTTGCTGGATAATGGCAAAGAg GTGTACATGTGGGTTGGTACTCAGACTAGCCAGGTGGAGATCAAACTCAGTCTCAAAGCCTGCCAG GTTTATATCCAGCACATGCGCTCCAAGGATACTGAACATCCGAGGAAGCTCCGGCTCGTGAGGAAGGGAAACGAGCCTCACTGCTTCACACGCTGCTTCCACGCCTGGGGACCGTTCAAAACTCCCCCCTCATAG
- the desi1a gene encoding desumoylating isopeptidase 1, which produces MDKSPTRYNVQLYIYDLSEEWPGACSPIMLGKQLDGIWHTAIVAYGDEFFFEGEGISSCSPGGTMLGPPDTVVDLGETEVSEEIFMDYLSSLGESTYRGDRYRLFEHNCNTFTNEVAQFLTGRPIPSYITDLPSEVLSTPFGQILRPILDSIHIAPPGGNVINGGRNI; this is translated from the exons ATGGATAAGAGCCCTACGCGATACAATGTACAGCTGTATATTTATGATTTATCAGAGGAATGGCCCGGAGCCTGCAGTCCTATCATGCTGG GAAAACAGCTGGATGGGATATG GCACACAGCTATAGTGGCATATGGTGATGAGTTCTTCTTTGAGGGGGAGGGGATCTCCAGCTGTTCGCCG GGTGGGACTATGCTGGGGCCTCCTGACACAGTGGTGGATCTCGGCGAGACTGAAGTGTCTGAGGAGATCTTCATGGATTACCTCTCCTCTCTGGGCGAGAGCACATACAG aGGTGACAGGTATCGCCTGTTTGAGCACAACTGCAACACTTTCACCAACGAGGTGGCTCAGTTCCTGACAGGCAGGCCTATCCCTTCCTACATCACTGACCTTCCATCAGAGGTCCTCTCCAC ACCGTTCGGCCAAATACTGCGGCCCATCCTGGACTCTATTCACATCGCCCCTCCAGGAGGAAACGTCATCAACGGGGGAAGGAACATCTaa